The genomic window TATGTTGGCAATAGTATTAAGTTTGAGACATGCCATTTCATTAGTAGTGCGCAATcacacaattaaatttaaaatattattacacagatttggtttattattataataatgaacTTTTACTCACATAAAATGACTACATTTTCTTCATtgaatatacttaaaaatttttaaaatactccaTAATACccgaattttttattaacttcttACCATTGCACAAACAAAATTGTTACCTTGTTTTTGTTTACCTTTTCACTAGGAaccatttaacaattttaatttttgttattttttcgaacggtttttaaataaatatttggattGAAAGCACGCAGTTAAATTTAACTggttcgatcttttaattctactttaaaataacttatatttagcaaaattataaattcgtatcaattaaattgtttaactaATCCGGATATTGGTAGCTGTACAGAATTACAATAAAATCTTCTATAGCATAGTTTGCAGGAAAATActaattggaaaattaaaaaatacattcgaaaATATCTATTCCCtttacttgaataaaaattaatcaagaaTGAATaagaatctaaaatttttaatacgaaTTTAAATAATGGGGTTTGatcgaaaagaaaatttatttatatgaaagaaAACTATGTTTCTCTGattctttgaataaaatttctattttccaatttatttttatgaatcctATTCAAAACGGTAATCTCAATGAAacgattatataataaaatttgaaaataatggttaattataattaataaacaagtgaaaacaaacaattgactgagttaattgttgaaataccatgcatagtcagtgttgatttctttatcacataacacatacaaacatgtgacacatacataactgatattcaagtatagtgcttactataaaatttccgcctaattggccccagcacgggcaaacagtgatgtttacgaaaaaatgtttcaaacaaaagttgtttattttttgataagaaacattttttacatttaaacttttgttctatctctaacggtttacaaaatgggtcctacggacccaagacccaattgacctatgatgctcattttcgaactcgacctcactttttatgtcctgagaacactgtaaaaatttcagctcgaccttttttttccgtttttgagttatcgtgtccacagacggacggacgggcaactggaaatggactaattaggtgattctatgaacacctataccaaaatttttttcgtagtatcaatatttttaagcgttacaaacttgggacgaaacttaatatactatgtatatttcatatatacatggtataattaggtgtttaaaaacttagtttttgaaatattgcttTAAATTCTGTACGAAAAACATCTATTTCGGAGTAATTTTGAAgacatctacaaaaaaaaaagtcatttaattGTCGAATGAGTTGGCTTTGTATGCTTTTTGCGTCttaattactcaaaattaaTCCAAAGACACCGAAATATCATCTCTATCATATGATTTAGCCGATATATCTCATTACCCTCACTAGAATTTTATGAATTCTAGCTAATAAGTATCTACCTACCTATATAATTAAATCAGCCATACAACATTTTTCATTAGTAGATTATAGTGGTAAATCTATCCTAATGTCTATCAATGAAATAGCGGTGATGTTTTAGAGGTTCACAACTTACTCACAAAAGAGAGAggttcacaaaaattatttttaatatcgatGAAATTGGCTTTATTCTATTTAGTTTTATTCcattaatgttttaatatggCCCAATTTGAATATCCAATTTTCACACACTTTTTGCAGCAATTGCGATCGTATTTCGTCAATAACTCCTACATGTTGTTTTCCAAGGGTCCAACCATCTCTGGTTCATCGGCGTAGCTTAAATGACATACCCCTAAAGAAAATAATCATATGGGATAAAATCGCACGATCTTGGAGGCCTATTAACAGtacttgaaattaataaaaaatttccaataactgactgagttaatttttttaatactctgtatagaagtGTTGATATGTCGTCAGgctttatttgattttcgaaagtattttctataattttttgtttgttttccgGGAATGTTTCACATGACCACTAGTTGAAGAAACCTACACTTCTTTTAAAGCGAAGAAAACAGcggtttaataaaagtttatatccgaattatagagcaaaatttttttgccagTCGAAACGGGCTGGCGGATTtcaaacaagaaattatttaaaaaaaatattttttgaaattaatttttgaaattgattgatAAGATAAGGTAAGATAAGATTTATTGCTATGAATATAACACAATGAATAGAAGGTTGAACTTTCATGACGTTGAACTAAACAAgccaaatttttccaaattgctaatgcttatgtaaatattttcattagacAAAGTTGATggttatttttggagaaaataaataattttgattgtttaaaaattttcattaacgtaagataattaaatagatatcagtaaaaaatttatggcattatttaaatgaaaaaaatttagaaagtaGGAGTAAAACGCTTATATCGAAGGCTGCGAGTTATATCAATACACTGCATGTAGTCAGGTCATATTGatccaattttatatttatatacatacctAACGCCTTAAAAGTTCGTTGCCTAACGCCTTAAAAGTTCGTTACCTAACGTACTAAAAGTTCGTTTCAAAACATATAGACCAGaaaattagtttcaaaatatttaaatttaaaaaaaccatatcTATTTGTGTACCGACTTCCGTCTAAGATCTTTACCAaagattaatatatattaaaatttcttggctccagtaattaaataatttttggtctAGAGGGAGAGCAGAagtaataagatatttttagcctaaatatttcataaattgaacagtattttggtataaatatatacttagtcAACTAATTCAATGGTAAATCTAGAACCGGAGACAGCAGCTGCTCTGACATGCCCTCCCTTCGTTACGCATATGCTCAAATTGCAGGTGCAGGCTGACAACTTGGGGGCAATTTGATGGTAACCAGCCACAGTCTATATAAACACATTGGGCACTGGCGACTCTggaaatttcaatgaatttaaattcTATGAGAAAAATCGGGGAATGTCATTTTACATGTtcgttatttgtaaaattttcgttcCACTTTCTTTGAAACGTGGTAAAGTCAGGAAATTTCATTTTGGATAAGCAGTGGTCACCATGATATAGATCAGTAGCTGAAATGGTATATTTGGAATCACGggtcttaaaaagaaaaatgtgttgaAAACACATCAAATTTTAAGGCAAAATTAATGGCcagttttttctcaaaaacatgCGGTTAACATTTTATCTCTCCAGCATGTACTCATACCTAACTATCTTTCCGTAAACATTTACAAATAACTACATACAAGTTTTGTTTCTACGGTATCCTAAAACTTTGTACACATGATGCGACAGCCACGAAATGAGAGTActagttttttaagtttataataaaattttcgagttacTTTGCATATAGAATTTGTGTTAAGAGTATCGGAACGAAATGTCttcgaaaatacaaaatacaggaaaattaATGTATGTGTGGGATCCTCCCGACGGAGGCTGGGGATATATGATTGCCTTAGGCTTAGTTCTTCTGTTTGtaagtattaataattttcagataATGAGCATTAAAAGAGACTTAAATTAGAATTATTGGATTATATTGGAATTAGGATTATTTTATTActcattaaaattctttttagacATTTacaatgaatacattttttggatTTGGATTAATTTATGGAGATTTTTTAAAGGAACGTGGGGATGAAATTACAGCCACAACTTTTATTCATGGTGTCTTTGGAACTATGTTTTCATTCATGGGTTAGATAAATcagttatttttagttttcaatttttccgatttaataaaaaaattttaggattaCTTACCAATAAACTTTTGCAACAATATTCGCTACGCTTTGTTGGAATTATTGGTTCGATTATCTATTTTACTGGTGCACTTTTATGTGTCTTTGTCCAAAATGTAACTCAACTTGTTTTTACTTTTGGATTTTTGCAAGGTAAGTTGATGACGATTATGGTCTGCCACCAGAATATACTACACTTTTTCTGTTAGGTATTGGTTATGGACTTATGCTACCTGTAGTTTTTACGGCTttcaatcaatattttgttaGGCGCCGAACTGTAATGAATAGCATAAGTCAAGGTTTAATGACTGCAGCAAGTTTAATATTACCGGTCATTACCCaattttttatggataattATGGGCAACGTGGTACTGCGCTTATATTTGCGGCACTGAGTTTGCACGCTTTgttttcagttattttatttCAGCCAGTTGAATGGCACATGGTTAAACGAATTCAGGAAGTTGAAATAGGAGGAAGTATTGACAAAGGTAAcaccaattataaaatataattaacgtAAAATTAGACTACGATATGACTGCACATGTTTACGGTATGACATGGCTTATTTGGCAGAAAATAATGGTGTTGAACAGCGCATGAAACAAATTTAACTCAACGAAAACCATCAGATTTTGTTGAGAGGAATTTTACGTATtttgctttataaaaataagaacaGAAAGAGAGAATCCCCTCgtgagtaataaattttaaaagacgaTATTCTCctctttctaatttatttaaaatttgatttagaaTTGATTCTTCCCATTTTTTCGTTGATTTTTGTTGTGCGCCTTAGTGTCTGACTATATCATAACAGATATGTATgagaaaatgtatatataaagcAGGCGCTAGATAAAGTTGAATGTGCAAAATTCGAGGGCCGCATTTGGTCACTtaattcttgttcagaaaagcgtgagttttattgtacTTCAATGTTTTATTGgagtgttttatttaaacaaaaacatggGTAACGTCGCTACAAGTAAtaacattttaacaattaaaaaatttttaacaattgaaaattgaggctttagaatcaaaaaatctgtaattactcgtcagaactttataaaaaatgctCAAAGATggttttaagattttgaaaagctcaaaaatttaatttatttgcattaattttcagcttgaaaataacctttttggagtttccaaatattaaattgttaataactcTAAAACGTTGAACTTTAGCAAAAATCACAAGGAGCCTTTTTTAggtaaaattacccaaaaaatatCGGGTAGCTTTATTTGTTCCAACAATTGGCATACGTCTGTTTTCATGTAGGGGGagggatatacaaaaattggaccaataatGTTTTTGACAACAATGTTTCtggaatcaattgacaaaatgcgatCCTCggattttgcacactcaactctaCCTAGCGCCTGCTCTATAATGATTCTGTATGATGATTTGCATAATGTATTTTAGAATCTATAACTgcaaaaaaatctgaaaatgaaaaaacgGAAAAATTATCTTTTGGGTGAGTTATGTTCCAAACTTttctttcaaagaaattttttaatgaaatttctccTAATTTTAGGCGAACGATATATAATACTTTGGACCTATCACTACTtgaagattttcaattttttaacttggtTAATGGGTGTGCTATAGCTTTTGTAGCagaaatttgtattataaatgtacAACCTTCTGTTCTGGTAAATCGTGGATTTTCCTCTCAAAGTGCTGCTTTTATAGTTACACTTTCTTTAGTTGGCGATTTGGCGGCACGAATAGtacaagtaatttttaatatatttgtgatAATAAAAAGTCGTTATCTGGTACTTTTTGGGTTGTTGATGACAGGCATAAGCCGACtgggtaaatatattttttataccatgaaaaaaaaaaattaacaattatccTTGTTAATGTAGTTTTTGGATTGGCTACTGATCTAACGTTATTAGCTGGTGCTGCAATTGCTGGAGGATTTTTTCGTAGTTGGATACACATGCCTTTACCTGTTGCTATTGCTGAAAATTGTACTTTAAAACGATTTCCTGCTGCATATGGTCTTTATATGATTGGTACTgggatatttaatattttaataccattttttttgggtaagctgtaaagataattaaatttgttgtagAAATATAAATCTGTCTCATTTTTGTTACTTTTCAGCTCTATTGCCACAAAATAATACGATAACGGTAGTCGTTTTGTCATTGTTGGTGTTATTTGCAGCAATGTCTTGGATTCTGGAAATAATTTGGTTAAATTGTTGTCGaagtaaaagttataaaacatcagaaatagaaaaatttacttaaaaactatttttatttgtattgtttataaattatttttgaataaagcgCATGCATCATGCAATTTGATATTGATTGAATCATCCTATACAGCCTTGTCCTTAAATAAATCCACGTTCGTACCTTTCTAAGAGACCTTTACAGTTATTTGCCTTCGACTacgcaatctttttttttattataatcgttAATtgccgattttaataaaaacaagtgaaaacaaacaattgactgggtcaGTAGCGTAGCTCATCTTAGAGGGGCTCTATAGTAAAATTAGTTGGAGGCCTAAATGATAGAAATTGAGCCAACCAaagaattcaaattaaatattacatacgTTTGGTTCTCTCAGTAGCCCGGAGACCCAGTATCATTGATACGGCTGATACGGCGGTAGCTACGCCCCTGAAGTTAATTGTTGAGATACCATATTTAGACAGTAAAGATTAcgcaatggtttgtttttctacgTCATGTATGTAAAGAAAGATACCCACTATTCCAAAGTAATAAGAGtgtctttcttctcacttcctcagtttatatatattgttataaacaatcacatacatatacacaaacatgtatatttaatacaatacaatacatgcatacatactgtatttgttctaacctaatttgcgatCTCGCGGGTAAACGCAGTGGTGCttgcgaaaaaatatttcaaacaaaagttgttaatttttttataagaatcacTTTTTACATCTAAACGTTTGTGTTATCTCTAATGTTTTACAAGAttggtcttacggacccaagacccaattgacctatgttgttcatttacgactttgacctcaatttttacgtcttaagcacgctataaaaatttcagcttgatatctcttttcgtttttgagttatcatgttgaaaGACGGAAATATACTCTTTCcgggattttatgaacacctataccaaaattttcttcgtagcatcaatattattaagcattacaaacatggcactaaacttagtataccttgatatatttcttatatacataaagtataataacactagaaaaaaataattttgacccagaagATTGAGTTTACTTTCGAGAAATTCGATcataaatatggaaaaaaatcgtttttccataaattcaAAACCTCATTTAaacaggaaataattttttttttcgcaaaaagTTTACGTCATCAGAAAATACTATTATTTCCCCTTCAAGTCATTTTCTAGAAATATAGATAGCTATCGCAAcaatgtgacaaaaaaaaaaatttttttttccgaccCCTGAATTAACAATAACTACTGGGAGCCAttaattaattacgtaagcataattttgacgatttttgaaaattaacttgTATTTCAATATTCAACACTCAAAATGCGAAATTGTCTTTCGCATTTGGCATTTTGGCACCTCTTGCAACCTgggttttataaaatgaaatatctgGTATATTTGCGATGGTCATcctaaaaaaatgttactttaatTTACcctattatttgttaattttctggACTGGAAAAGTTATAAACTAAAGTTATTTTGATCaatatttacacaattattactatataattgtattatttacaaattttaaataaacgcaAGACAGGtagattaaaaatgatttaaaacttACAAAAGTGAGAGCTAATTCTATCAAATAGAAGATTCAGTATACATGGAAAATACATGCTTGTATTATCTCCTTTTCTGTTTTATTTGGCacatattaacttttttgtagatataacataatattattatttctaaagtAAGATCAATCGAGATGTTGTTTTTGCATTTGGTTCtagaaggtatttataaactttgagAACATTGCAGATTATCGGGAGATAATTTCCATCGTTTGTGcaacaaaaaatgcattttttgtacatattttgtgcatataacatattaaataatgattagaaaatgaatttttcaaatttatctttgtatgaaataaaaaaaaaaaattaattctgctTTTGAAATCAGGATGCGCAGATCCCAGGTAATTTTTTTGACATCGAATTcatgttcagcgaccccaaaaacctccgTGTGGCCATGCTCGGTCCATTTGGTACATTATTGATGAGATAATATATTAATGATGCCTAGATAAATGCatcacaaaaaaatgatttttttaaagcccAAACGAGGGAAATTGCATATTATTCTCTCGATAATCTGCAATGTTTACATAGATTATAAATACCTTCTAGAActaatgcaaaaaaccgcatctCGATCCAACTTACTCTAGAAATTTCCGCGATTTTGacgttttttgtgttaaattttttcaaatccgacttactgttcaaatttttctaacttGCTTCGTTTCTGCTATAACCGCAGAAACTACTATAACCgcacacgaaaaaaaaattatctggatTACTTATACAACTCCAAGgcataataatgataaaatacaaatcgatgtaaataaaaacaaaaattcaaagctCAATGAAAACAGctgaaaattaacttaattagcTATTTGTTAGCCACCATTCAACTATTTGTTTGCTACAGATTTAATACTCTATACGTTCAAATCAAAGTTACATTGTTAGTTTGTTTCTGTATATCATACACTTTAGAGATAAGCCTTTGaacaagaaaaatcattttcgtaGGTATGAGTGGCGCTTAAACCCAATGCATATTACAACAAGCACACCGGGAGCATATCCCAGAAAATCGAGCTAAACCAGCTGAGAAACTTCTACGGTTGATGAATAATCATCGCGTACTTCTTGATATTATACTAGGCAAAAACTTGTTGAAcagtgttattattaatattatcaagttgtcatagtgtccgaaaaatttcctgctgcgttttttcagaccgatatgATAGcctaaatatgacgttatcatgctcatttgaaaacacagCCAATCAAAAAAAGTCGTACAGAGAAAGTTTGGTATACCCGCCAAAAGCAAGtcactcacaaagtttcaagtgTTATCACGTGGATACATGAGCAGGTTTTCATGAACGTACATTCTggctttatattaaaattattatttttttactactaGTGCTATAGTTTTTATGTGATTTGCGATATTTTAGTTTACTAACAGAACATAACACTTCAGTTAAAAGATATTTAGATTAGATATAAGTTTCACTTAGTCATTAATAAACGGTTTAATTTCGAGTACCTCGTtacttttttaagcaaaaattacaaatggGGAAACGTGgggaatttaatttttgtgtaattctaatataaaaatatctttatattttatagaaaatttgttgATCTAATGCAATGgcagatttttattataattttagggACAGGAAGTAGGTACATGATCAAAAAATTACaagtacattaaaattttgcaaatcgttgccttttgtaaaaaaaatactttattgttTATACGCTTTGCGAAAGTATTGCGACGGTGGGATCGACATTTAACAAAGGGGAGGGAAATTATAAAAGGCTTACTCTACAGTTTTACTCTTTTTTTAGGCTtcctattttctttattattgggtggttaaattatttatttgtacccAAAATAAGGCTGTTCATGTCGCCCTATtagttcagttggttaaggaGTAACTAATTCCGTCCGGGGTATGTTCATATTTTTCTAACTTACTCTGCTCACACGCATAACTAAAGATTTGTTTCCATTGTATAAAATCACTATCATACCTtaccaattttatcaaaaagattAGATATAGCATATAGgtcattacaaaaatttataaataataactttcatGTAATTCGATTTTtgagtaaaagaaaatttataattgtaaattagtTAATTCAAACTATATCTTCTCATTTACACTCTCGCTGAGTATACTCATCAAAGTTAGCTAAAGTGAAGCATTACCTAAACTCTTGTCTTACTTCGCAAAAATCTTATTGATAAGGCAGATATGGAAGTGGCAACAGTTTTTACGACACGGAGAGCCTATAGCAAGtacaattattttcatgtttattacaataataaaatataattattttttcataatattaaccgcaataattatttagtttgttgaaaaactttttttcagcATAACAATGTTTTTATGTAAGTCACAATAGCTACTGATATTGAAATGTAGAAGTAATCACgagaaaatgaagaaaagaCTCGCTTATACTCGCCCAGGTGCCTCGCGTTTCTTTTGATTCGCGTACAAAAAAACCCATCACAAGTATTCGTTCATCGACGGGCTTTGTACTACTTCGTGAGAGTGTGAAGGAGACTTAATGTAAATTCTAACTCAAAAGAAGAATTTGCTAGAATTTGCATTAAGAGCTTACGGgaatgtttacataaaattggcatcaatcgataaaattttcaacaatgttTTCCGAAAAGTGGATAAGTTACTGTAAACGGTAAAGTTATAGATCAAAATGTGGGTGGTTGCTGCCATTTCAAAGATCTTTCTCTTGAGAATTATGAATACGGAACCctgaaaatattttcacgtGATGTTTTGATACTCGTGTGAAGAGTTTAATTTCTtcagataatt from Chrysoperla carnea chromosome 2, inChrCarn1.1, whole genome shotgun sequence includes these protein-coding regions:
- the LOC123292923 gene encoding uncharacterized protein LOC123292923 — translated: MSSKIQNTGKLMYVWDPPDGGWGYMIALGLVLLFTFTMNTFFGFGLIYGDFLKERGDEITATTFIHGVFGTMFSFMGLLTNKLLQQYSLRFVGIIGSIIYFTGALLCVFVQNVTQLVFTFGFLQGIGYGLMLPVVFTAFNQYFVRRRTVMNSISQGLMTAASLILPVITQFFMDNYGQRGTALIFAALSLHALFSVILFQPVEWHMVKRIQEVEIGGSIDKESITAKKSENEKTEKLSFGRTIYNTLDLSLLEDFQFFNLVNGCAIAFVAEICIINVQPSVLVNRGFSSQSAAFIVTLSLVGDLAARIVQVIFNIFVIIKSRYLVLFGLLMTGISRLVFGLATDLTLLAGAAIAGGFFRSWIHMPLPVAIAENCTLKRFPAAYGLYMIGTGIFNILIPFFLALLPQNNTITVVVLSLLVLFAAMSWILEIIWLNCCRSKSYKTSETFTMNTFFGFGLIYGEFLKERGDEVTATTFIHGVFGTTFSFMGLFTNKLLTQHSLRFIGIIGAMIYFSGAFLSVFVQNVAQLVFTFGFLQGVGYGLMTPVVVTGFNQYFVKRRTVMNSITQGSMTGVTLILPVITQILMDNYGQRGTAAIFAALSLNALFGMVLYQPVEWHMVKQIQDNEIEIEKFTTETSKEFEVAEEVKKVSFGRTIYNMLDLSLLKDLRFLNLVNGCAIAFVAEVCIGNVQPAVLLNRGFSAQTTAFIVTLYLSGDFSARVLQMFFSAFISMKSRYLVLFGLLMTGISRLVFGLTTNLTITAAAAIAGGVFRSWIHVPLPVAIAESCTLTRFPAAYGLYMIGTGIFNVLLPFFLALFPQDDSITVVVLSLLLLFAAISWILEIIWFNCCRSKN